The following proteins are encoded in a genomic region of Phaeodactylum tricornutum CCAP 1055/1 chromosome 1, whole genome shotgun sequence:
- a CDS encoding predicted protein — translation MASISLLPVALQNTLQQIIIRTNQAGAGIRAILLSTTEGVPLGRLYATDQPLNEDVLASIESVWAPASKQLPVLGLEKAQQVTAIYDHGILIHVYQTPVIVTILCNPQSNIGAIRSSGIPLLKEVLEPLCTTLNNSLRPDYESDPVYQQ, via the exons ATGGCTTCAATTTCGTTATTGCCAGTTGCACTTCAAAACACCCTTCAACAGATTATAATAAGGACCAATCAAGCGGGCGCAGGGATACGGGCGATTCTGTTGTCAACTACTGAGGGAGTTCCGCTGGGACGCCTCTACGCCACAGATCAGCCTTTGAACGAAGACGTGCTGGCATCTATAGAATCGGTATGGGCGCCGGCTTCTAAGCAACTTCCAGTTCTTGGGCTGGAAAAAGCGCAACAAGTTACTGCGATTTATGACCATGGGATTCTCATTCATGTTTATCAAACGCCAGTG ATAGTGACTATTCTTTGTAATCCCCAGTCAAACATTGGAGCTATACGCTCCAGCGGAATCCCTTTACTCAAAGAAGTGCTTGAGCCTCTCTGCACAACTCTCAACAATTCACTCAGACCTGATTATGAAAGTGACCCAGTGTATCAACAGTAG